In Zingiber officinale cultivar Zhangliang chromosome 1A, Zo_v1.1, whole genome shotgun sequence, the DNA window TACATGTTTAGGGAGACAACTTGTTATGCTGTAGTCTCGTGCTTTCCTTTGGTACTCTTTTAATTTCTGACTTCCATGAGTATAGATCAACACTTTTTCATTCTGAAACACCTAATCTATCACTTAAATGCCCTTACTTGACTTCTCACTGATTTTTAATCTTTATTCAGATGCAAAATGTGCTCCAGTATCACCCGTTTTCCACGGTACAATGATCCACTCAAGGTAATTGCTTTTTAACTAACTATCGGGATGCCCAATCTTCCAAAGTCCTTTAATGACACTACTATTAAACATCTGTTTTCCAGCTTCTAGAAACCAGGAGAGGTCGGTGTGGAGAATGGGCTAATTGCTTTACACTCTATTGTCGAGCTTTGGGTTATGAAGCTCGTctggtaattttgaaaaatgaagCTTAAGCATTGCAttaaattttttatgatttaGATTCCTTTCATAATTCTAATAACTTTCTGTATTTCTCGACATATGCATGTCTTACTAATTCCATGTGCCAAAAGGAAAAGGCCATCAAGATTAAATGTCTGGCTGAACCTTCTTAATGGCATATTTTTCCTTGAAGCACGGGCCAATTTCATTATCATTTTACTAGGGATTCATTCACTCTAAGAATCTTCTATGTTTTATTACTCTGATGCAGTAGAAATCTCAACAATTTTATGAATTTCAATTTATTTGAAACTTTTCttactttctttttcttctatgATTCATGCATAGGTACAAGATTTTACGGATCATGTATGGACGGAGTGTTTTTCTCAATCTTTAGGGAGGTAATGTATGGACAGTATATTTGACTTTTTCTTAGATGGTCTTATAATTTCTGTCACTAATTTGTGAGAGCATGTGCAGATGGATGCATCTTGATCCATGTGACGGGGTTTATGATAATCCATTATTGTATGAAAAGGGGTATGTTTTCTACTTTGACAACTTCTGGGTTCCATACTAGGTAatctaaaagttttttttttttggtgaagCTGGAACAAGAAGCTGAACTATACAATAGCTATTGCTAAAGATGGAGTTTATGATGTTACAAAAAGATACACAAGAAAGTGGCATGAGGTTGATACATAGGGTGCTGAGTCGCTATCTAATTTTTCCTCATGGAAACAATTGGTCATGTGTAGTTATTTTCAGGTCTTATCAAGACGGAGCCTTGCGACAGAAACCAATGTTGCTGCAATTCTTTCCTTGATAAGAAAAGAATGTCGAAATGGATATTCAGTTGAATTACTCATAATGCTTGAAGATCGTGATAAGAAAGAAGCAGAGGAACTTGAGAGAGAGGTTTATTGTCAATTGGATGCCTCCATTTCATTACCTGGAAGGCAAAGTGGTGCTATAGAATGGCGAAGAGAAAGACTCGAGTGTGGTTCTAGTGACAGCAACTCATTAAACAGTTCTTGCCCAAAACGATTATGTGTAGATGTTCATGTCACAGAAATTTGCACTGCCATGACTAAGTTGTGCTCACAAATGCTTACTGAAAATTTTTCATTAGCCAACTTTGTTGGAGTTTTAGAGACAATTGAAAGAATGATGAAAGATCTTAAGAGTAAATCCTTCAGGAATCGAAAATCTTTCATGGAGCTCAAGGGATCTCAGATCTCTAATGAAATGATTCTCTGCATTGAAAGTTTGCTGTTGGCCACTTCCTTGAAGCTAGAGATAGGGGTTGATGATGGAAAGTTTTATGTGTCTTTATCTGCTGATCCTGTTCAAACTTCTATTGCTTTGCCAGTGATATTGGACGTGATTAATGAAATAATTGATAATATCAAAGGAAAGAATGCTCTTCCCAAAGTTTTGCAATTTCCTAAACCTAATAGATTATGTTCTGGTTCAGTTCTTGCAAGTGGTGAAGAACTTCCTTCAGGGATTGTAAGTAGCTTCAATTGACCATCTTAACATTCAGTTATTGTTAATAATTTCAGTTGCTGGTTCTTTGTGTGTTCTAATTATGTAACTTTTAGGCTGCCTCAGCATTTGATGGTACTTTTTCAACTAAATGGGAAGAACCAAATGGAGCAAAAGGTAGGCCAATTAAGTCTGGAAATTAACTGCAGAACTCATTGGCATGTTTTATTTCAAGATCCTATTTACCTCTACGTGGTGTTCCTTTGTGCATTTTTGTACCTAGCCAGATTTTACTACTATAACTTGTTAGAGTGACTGAAATTATTATAGATGTGCATTCATCCAACGGCACAAATATATATCTGAAGTTTCCAATATGCTGCATAGTTTTGTTAATATCCAACTATTGGTTAGACTTTGCTAATTATCTAAAGTATATGCATTTTTTAAAGGTCTGTGACAATTCTGTTTTGTTTAGTCTCTTTGGAATACTATTTCTATACTAAGGAGATTAAACTGAACCTTGACAATtctgttatgttttgataaaAAAAGAATTTCTTAAATCTTTCTAGTTGTGTCCTTTGACCGTGTAGATTATTACACTAAGATGACATATATGGTAGCTATGCTTCTCTAAAGAAATATATCTAGAAAAATAGGTCAATTCTGTTGTTTCTTAGAGATTTCAGTGCAAGCTTATCATACAAAAAACTGCAGTTACTGGAGAATGTCATTGTTCCGTTTGCAATTTGGACTTGTAGCAAAACTCATTTTGATGAATGGTGCATTGCAAATCCTCCACTCCTGTCTCTGTCCATACATTGTACTAGATTATTAATCCCTTTCTTGGTTTAAGTAATTTATTCTGAAAAATTTACTGATCTCATTTTGGAATTTGTTTTTATAAAACTAATTAGTTGTCCGAATGGTGATGTCGTTTGGTTCCGCCAATTAAATTTCTTAGGATGTTGGCTCATTTATGAAGTTCCCGGTGAGCAAATGTGCGAGCTTCAGTCATATGATTTTGTATCGGCTAATGATGCTCCAGAAAGAGATCCAATGGATTGGTAAGATATTCCATTATCAACACATTCATGTGGCATTATCAACACATTCATGATCATGTTGAGAGATGTCAAATTATATTATCTCTGCCACTTATTTTCTGCCGTGTCTAATGCTTATTTTAGTtctctaaaaaataaaaatcacatctaTAGTGGCTACTATAGTTGATTACATATTGCTATTAGTCAACCCGATTCACTTCCATCTAAGTAGTTCAATGATAACTCCTATTTGTGCTTGATACCTAGGAAAGTTGGATGATGTTTTCTTGATATATATTGACAAAATATTGCTCTCTGTGACTCAACAATTGCACGAGTCAAACTAGCAACGCAGGATGACAAGGCCATCGCATAATAAGCCTGATGCCAATTATAGTGAAACTTTGTTTTGAAGGATTTTAGAGGCAAAGCAAGTTGGAGGTTCTACATGGATTCCCTTGGATGAACAGAAGTCTCAAATATTTGATAGACGTTTCCAACGGAAAGCTTTTACAGTAAAAATGAAATTCAAGTCTAATTTATTTAGGTAAATTTCTATCGAAGCTACTTGAATGTTATCTCTAATTAATTGCGTGCTAATTTCACAATTGTGATTCTTGATTTGCTAGATTTAACTTCCTAGCCGTTAAAGATGGTAAGGCAAATGGGAGATTTCAGATAGGAGGTATTAACCTGTATGCGTATTGACCTGTATACTTTAAAGGATTGTTTCTATCTTATAATGTTTAACGTATTGATAAATTGAGTTGATGAAGTTCATATGTATGCTCTAGCAATGCTGGACGATGAGCTAAATAAACAATGATAATGTCCATCAAATAGAATTATGATGACGATTGAACTGTATTTTTTCTTCTCAGATGAGTCTAGTGATTAGCGTATGAGGTGTTGCTATCATGAGATCTGagattcgaatctcgataaagtcgagataaatatctcccttatgtgctagtcactatttcaaagactagtagtcgtccgtgatttacctcttctgtgttggccctgggacgactTGATAGGGGCATTGGAGGTGAGCGAATTTACCTTTTGCCATCATGATGATGAATACAATCGAACAAAGACATGATTGAAATTCATTTAGTGCGCATATATAAATATTTACTAACTTTACGCTGATAAAATACTTAATTAGTAAATTAATTGGAGTAATTTTAACATTTATTtactaagttttaattttaaaaaatattttaatataatagtatttcacctatattaattttgataagttgaagtaaTCTAacagtgcaaaaaaaaaaataaaaaatttttgaGGGTGAAAAATAAAATGAGATATTTTTTGAATATGGATTCGCTTTTTGATGATAACGAAAATAACaggcaatttttaatttttgagcgAAATATTATCAGCCGATATTCTATGCCCATAAGCTAAAAATATCAGCAGCGGGAATACAAAGACAGTGCAAAAGCTAAAGACTCTTGAGGCAGACGGTAAGAGAAACAATGCAATAGGTATACATTTAATTGTCAACCAAATCGAAATTTCACATTCTATATTCCTTTATCGTCTCTTAAGCCACAATTTCAGAAGATTGGATGGCATATCTCAGCCGTTTCGACCAAGCATTCAAGCATGCAAGCCAcacaaacacacacacacacaacctAAACGGAAGAAAAGTAGTAGGGAAAGCAATTGCTTGTTATTAAATATTCTTCTTCCCCAATGGCATGACCTGAAAGGGTGCTGAGTTGGATGATGACTCGAGGAATTATTGAGGTCGTAGTGGTCAGATCACATGGCAATACATGCTAATTGCTGTCAGCTCACATGCCATGTCCCCTCGGCACATGCAATTATGCAATCTCCTTCCTTAGCATTCCTATCATtaaatttgagaaaaaataaaggaaaaacacTCAATCACACACACTTGACAACCATGTTACACAAGTGGTCACAGCTCACTAGATTCCTCTATCACAAATAAGCAGAGGGTACCTAATCTCACTTAGCTAATCAATTTACAAAGTGATGGTCAAGCAGGGTAGTCATTGGCATTGGTGATTGTTGTCATGGAGCAATGAAGGTGGCGGGGGCATGAGACGAGGTGGTCATTTGTCATCCCGGTAGCCTGCATGAAGGAATGGATCACGGTCGGGCCAACGAACCGGAACCCACGGCGCACCATGTCTTTGCTGATGGACTCTGATTTGGATGTCTTAACCGGGATTTTCCTGCAGGACCTGTAGTTGGGAGAGAGGGGCTTATGGTTGATGAACCCCCACAAGTAATTGGCAAATGATGCAAACTCTCTTCTGACCTGTCCAACCAGTCACGTGCTGTCTGATTAGGAAATTCAAATTGACGAAagctaaattttaataaatataaacagGAGGGAATAAGTGAAGTGAGTTTACTTATTGTTTATGTCACTCATGCCATGGATATACCAGTGACATAAACAATCATGTGTTAAAAAAAGGAGTACTTATCAGAGTGCTTGTAGGTTTTCAGAGATATTGCTAAATTTTGTAGGATAAAGAGCACTACAATATAATCTTTAATGTGGGTTGAGGTCACGTTAAAACTTAAATACGTAGCCTATAGAGTACTTATCAGAGTGCTATTAGAGATTTGGCTGCAAAATTGTAAGATCAAAATGACAAAAAAACTTTTGAGGTACTCTAACCTCGATCACGTTATTCCATCGGCCGCTAAAGGAGGCAACTAGCAGCAGCTTCCtcctgtataattttttttttttt includes these proteins:
- the LOC122034566 gene encoding peptide-N(4)-(N-acetyl-beta-glucosaminyl)asparagine amidase-like isoform X1; translation: MVARNLFVRHGDTQFSIECDTDLGFEVLQYQIFSVTSVPPEDQKILVENGGVAVSDESDLEWISENLLLVSIQDGMGESSRATNVDKSDEELARMLQLPVASIKVEKSDEELARMLQAEEEALMFQQYAVKSDGREFEQRIRAYVQQVLMYEDPVRQDAAKKTVPLDEIEEKTSVALAKEGIFKPSKNELDHAILLQLLFWFKQSFRWVNSPSCEKCGGETMNIGMGSAEQSEIKFGGHRVEIYRCKMCSSITRFPRYNDPLKLLETRRGRCGEWANCFTLYCRALGYEARLVQDFTDHVWTECFSQSLGRWMHLDPCDGVYDNPLLYEKGWNKKLNYTIAIAKDGVYDVTKRYTRKWHEVLSRRSLATETNVAAILSLIRKECRNGYSVELLIMLEDRDKKEAEELEREVYCQLDASISLPGRQSGAIEWRRERLECGSSDSNSLNSSCPKRLCVDVHVTEICTAMTKLCSQMLTENFSLANFVGVLETIERMMKDLKSKSFRNRKSFMELKGSQISNEMILCIESLLLATSLKLEIGVDDGKFYVSLSADPVQTSIALPVILDVINEIIDNIKGKNALPKVLQFPKPNRLCSGSVLASGEELPSGIAASAFDGTFSTKWEEPNGAKGCWLIYEVPGEQMCELQSYDFVSANDAPERDPMDWILEAKQVGGSTWIPLDEQKSQIFDRRFQRKAFTVKMKFKSNLFRFNFLAVKDGKANGRFQIGGINLYAY
- the LOC122034566 gene encoding peptide-N(4)-(N-acetyl-beta-glucosaminyl)asparagine amidase-like isoform X2, with the protein product MVARNLFVRHGDTQFSIECDTDLGFEVLQYQIFSVTSVPPEDQKILVENGGVAVSDESDLEWISENLLLVSIQDGMGESSRATNVDKSDEELARMLQVEKSDEELARMLQAEEEALMFQQYAVKSDGREFEQRIRAYVQQVLMYEDPVRQDAAKKTVPLDEIEEKTSVALAKEGIFKPSKNELDHAILLQLLFWFKQSFRWVNSPSCEKCGGETMNIGMGSAEQSEIKFGGHRVEIYRCKMCSSITRFPRYNDPLKLLETRRGRCGEWANCFTLYCRALGYEARLVQDFTDHVWTECFSQSLGRWMHLDPCDGVYDNPLLYEKGWNKKLNYTIAIAKDGVYDVTKRYTRKWHEVLSRRSLATETNVAAILSLIRKECRNGYSVELLIMLEDRDKKEAEELEREVYCQLDASISLPGRQSGAIEWRRERLECGSSDSNSLNSSCPKRLCVDVHVTEICTAMTKLCSQMLTENFSLANFVGVLETIERMMKDLKSKSFRNRKSFMELKGSQISNEMILCIESLLLATSLKLEIGVDDGKFYVSLSADPVQTSIALPVILDVINEIIDNIKGKNALPKVLQFPKPNRLCSGSVLASGEELPSGIAASAFDGTFSTKWEEPNGAKGCWLIYEVPGEQMCELQSYDFVSANDAPERDPMDWILEAKQVGGSTWIPLDEQKSQIFDRRFQRKAFTVKMKFKSNLFRFNFLAVKDGKANGRFQIGGINLYAY
- the LOC122034566 gene encoding peptide-N(4)-(N-acetyl-beta-glucosaminyl)asparagine amidase-like isoform X5, with protein sequence MVARNLFVRHGDTQFSIECDTDLGFEVLQYQIFSVTSVPPEDQKILVENGGVAVSDESDLEWISENLLLVSIQDGMGESSRATNVDKSDEELARMLQLPVASIKVEKSDEELARMLQAEEEALMFQQYAVKSDGREFEQRIRAYVQQVLMYEDPVRQDAAKKTVPLDEIEEKTSVALAKEGIFKPSKNELDHAILLQLLFWFKQSFRWVNSPSCEKCGGETMNIGMGSAEQSEIKFGGHRVEIYRCKMCSSITRFPRYNDPLKLLETRRGRCGEWANCFTLYCRALGYEARLVQDFTDHVWTECFSQSLGRWMHLDPCDGVYDNPLLYEKGWNKKLNYTIAIAKDGVYDVTKRYTRKWHEVLSRRSLATETNVAAILSLIRKECRNGYSVELLIMLEDRDKKEAEELEREVYCQLDASISLPGRQSGAIEWRRERLECGSSDSNSLNSSCPKRLCVDVHVTEICTAMTKLCSQMLTENFSLANFVGVLETIERMMKDLKSKSFRNRKSFMELKGSQISNEMILCIESLLLATSLKLEIGVDDGKFYVSLSADPVQTSIALPVILDVINEIIDNIKGKNALPKVLQFPKPNRLCSGSVLASGEELPSGIAASAFDGTFSTKWEEPNGAKGCWLIYEVPGEQMCELQSYDFVSANDAPERDPMDCETLF
- the LOC122034566 gene encoding peptide-N(4)-(N-acetyl-beta-glucosaminyl)asparagine amidase-like isoform X3; amino-acid sequence: MGALLSRMSQTLNGFRKIFFWYPFKMEWGRVHEQPTLTNPTRNWLWTLKLPVASIKVEKSDEELARMLQAEEEALMFQQYAVKSDGREFEQRIRAYVQQVLMYEDPVRQDAAKKTVPLDEIEEKTSVALAKEGIFKPSKNELDHAILLQLLFWFKQSFRWVNSPSCEKCGGETMNIGMGSAEQSEIKFGGHRVEIYRCKMCSSITRFPRYNDPLKLLETRRGRCGEWANCFTLYCRALGYEARLVQDFTDHVWTECFSQSLGRWMHLDPCDGVYDNPLLYEKGWNKKLNYTIAIAKDGVYDVTKRYTRKWHEVLSRRSLATETNVAAILSLIRKECRNGYSVELLIMLEDRDKKEAEELEREVYCQLDASISLPGRQSGAIEWRRERLECGSSDSNSLNSSCPKRLCVDVHVTEICTAMTKLCSQMLTENFSLANFVGVLETIERMMKDLKSKSFRNRKSFMELKGSQISNEMILCIESLLLATSLKLEIGVDDGKFYVSLSADPVQTSIALPVILDVINEIIDNIKGKNALPKVLQFPKPNRLCSGSVLASGEELPSGIAASAFDGTFSTKWEEPNGAKGCWLIYEVPGEQMCELQSYDFVSANDAPERDPMDWILEAKQVGGSTWIPLDEQKSQIFDRRFQRKAFTVKMKFKSNLFRFNFLAVKDGKANGRFQIGGINLYAY
- the LOC122034566 gene encoding peptide-N(4)-(N-acetyl-beta-glucosaminyl)asparagine amidase-like isoform X4, with product MGALLSRMSQTLNGFRKIFFWYPFKMEWGRVHEQPTLTNPTRNWLVEKSDEELARMLQAEEEALMFQQYAVKSDGREFEQRIRAYVQQVLMYEDPVRQDAAKKTVPLDEIEEKTSVALAKEGIFKPSKNELDHAILLQLLFWFKQSFRWVNSPSCEKCGGETMNIGMGSAEQSEIKFGGHRVEIYRCKMCSSITRFPRYNDPLKLLETRRGRCGEWANCFTLYCRALGYEARLVQDFTDHVWTECFSQSLGRWMHLDPCDGVYDNPLLYEKGWNKKLNYTIAIAKDGVYDVTKRYTRKWHEVLSRRSLATETNVAAILSLIRKECRNGYSVELLIMLEDRDKKEAEELEREVYCQLDASISLPGRQSGAIEWRRERLECGSSDSNSLNSSCPKRLCVDVHVTEICTAMTKLCSQMLTENFSLANFVGVLETIERMMKDLKSKSFRNRKSFMELKGSQISNEMILCIESLLLATSLKLEIGVDDGKFYVSLSADPVQTSIALPVILDVINEIIDNIKGKNALPKVLQFPKPNRLCSGSVLASGEELPSGIAASAFDGTFSTKWEEPNGAKGCWLIYEVPGEQMCELQSYDFVSANDAPERDPMDWILEAKQVGGSTWIPLDEQKSQIFDRRFQRKAFTVKMKFKSNLFRFNFLAVKDGKANGRFQIGGINLYAY